The sequence below is a genomic window from Kitasatospora kifunensis.
CACGATTGGTTGGCATCTCAGGATGAATCGGTGATTTGTCCTGATTTGTCCTGCAGTCTGATCTACTACCCGGTGACGTTACCCGAGCCGTGACCTGGCACCGAGCACCGCCGTACCGACGCGTACATGTGTCGCTCCGGCCGCGATCGCCTGCTCAAGGTCACCGCTCATCCCTGCCGAGACCATCGTGGCAGCAGGATGGGCCGCGCGTACGGCGGTTGAGATTTCCGCCAGCCGCGCGAAAGCCGCGGCCGGGTCTGCGGCCAGGGTTCCCGCCAGCGGAGCGACAGTCATCACACCGTCAAGACGCAGCCCGGGCGTGTCGGCGATCCGCTCGGCAAGAGCGAGCACGTCATCGGGGGCGACCCCGGCCCGCCCCTCCCCCGCCGCGCCGGCCTCCTTCTCCTTGTCGAGAGCCACCTGCACCAGGCAGCCCAGCGGCGGCCGTTCGGCCTTCGCCACCGCGTCGGCCAGCGCCGTGACCAGCCGCGTCCGGTCGACCGAGTGAACATGGTGTGCGTAGCGCACCACCGAGCGCACCTTGTTGGTCTGCAACTGTCCGACGAAGTGCCAGGTCAGCGGCAGGTCAGCGCATTCGGCCGCCTTGGGGGCGGCGTCCTGGTCGCGGTTCTCGGCCACCTCACGGACGCCGAGGGAGGCCAGCAGCCGGGTGTCCGAGGCCGGGTAGGTCTTGGTGACCACGATCAGGGTCACCTCGGAGCGCGGGCGTCCGGCCGCCGCGCAGGCGGCCTCGATCCGGCGCTCCACGGCCGTCAGACCGCTCCTGAGCTGCTCGAGGCGGTCGGACGCCGGGAACTCGGCGAGCTGCTGGTTCGTCATATTCACTGCCTATCACACGCGACGATGCCCACCCCAGCCATAACGGCGAGGGTGGGCATCGAGCCCTGCACGAACTACTTCAGGACCTCCGGCCTACTTCAGGAAGTCCGGCACGTCCAACTCCTCGGCCGAGCTCTCCACGTAGGGCAGCCGGGCCGGCTGGACCTGCGGCGGCACCGGGGCGGCCACCGGGACGTCGCTCTTCGAGGCGGCGGCCCCGCTCGTGTTCTCCTCCGACGAACGGCCCGTCACCGAGCCCAGCCCTCCGCTGCCGTACGACCGGCCACCCGAGTTGGAGGGGCGCTCGGTCGGGGCGGGCGGAGTGGCCTTCACCACCGGGTCGCGCACGATGGCCGGCGGCTGGCCGCCGTCGAACCCGGCGGCGATCACCGTGACCCGCACCTCGTCGCCGAGCGCGTCGTCGATCACGGCGCCGAAGATGATGTTGGCCTCGGGGTGCGCGGCCTCGCTGACCAGCTGGGCCGACTCGTTGATCTCGAAGAGACCGAGGTCGGAGCCGCCGGAGATGGAGAGCAGCACGCCGCGGGCGCCGTCGATCGAGGCTTCGAGCAGCGGGGAGGAGATGGCCATCACGGCCGCGGCCTTGGCCCGGTCCTCGCCGCGCGCCGAGCCGATCCCCATCAGTGCCGAACCGGCGTCCGACATGACCGACTTGACGTCGGCGAAGTCGAGGTTGATCAGGCCAGGGGTGGTGATCAGGTCGGTGATGCCCTGGACACCCGAGAGCAGCACCTGGTCGGCCGAGCGGAACGCGTCCAGCACGCTGACCTGGCGGTCGGAGATCGACAGCAGCCGGTCGTTGGGGATCACGATGAGGGTGTCGACCTCCTCGCGCAGCCCGGCGATGCCGTCCTCGGCCTGGTTGGCGCGACGCCGACCCTCGAAGGTGAACGGCCGGGTGACCACGCCGATGGTCAGCGCGCCCAGCGAGCGGGCGATGTTGGCCACCACCGGCGCGCCGCCGGTGCCGGTGCCGCCGCCCTCGCCGGCCGTGACGAAGACCATGTCGGCCCCCTTGAGGACCTCCTCGATCTCCTCGCGGTGGTCCTCGGCGGCCTTGCGGCCGACCTCGGGGTTGGCGCCGGCGCCCAGGCCGCGGGTGAGCTCGCGGCCCACGTCGAGCTTGACGTCGGCGTCGCTCATCAGGAGAGCCTGCGCATCGGTGTTGATCGCGATGAACTCGACGCCCTTGAGACCGACCTCGATCATCCGGTTGATGGCGTTGACACCGCCGCCGCCGATACCGACGACCTTGATGACTGCGAGGTAGTTCTGCGGTGCTGCCACGTCGAAGGCCTCTCGCCTCGGATGTCCGGGTCGGCCTCCTGGGCCGTGAAAGCTTCACGAACCACGATGCCGACGGATGTCGATGGGTGGGGGAGCCCGATTCCTGACTGATTGTCCGAAAATGAGACCGCCGACCCGAACCCTAAACTTGACGTTGAGGGTTCATGCTGTGCCTGCGCCAGATCTTGAAGACGCATCAGATCACCGACTGCAGATCACCGCTGCGTCAGATCACCGCAGTGAACAGCCTGGTGACACAGGACACTAAGTGCCGGGCGGGCCCGTGTTCAACGAACACGCCGAGCTTCCCTTTTTCTTTTGAGCCTATGTGATCATCACCCGGTGTCCAGCACCGGGGTCGACCACCCAGGGTCCGGGAATCACCGACGGATCGTCAATACCGACGAATCGACCGGTCAAGGTCCCGGCAACCCCAAGGAGTACAGAACCTACCGGATTTCCGCTCAGCCCGAGATCGCCGGGGCGTCCGGGGCACTGACGTCGTAGGTCGCGGCCTTCTGCTTGAGCAGAGCGAGCAGCACCGTCGCCTTGCGCTGCGCGCGGTCGGGGCTCCCCCACCGCACGGTGGCGCCGCCGGGCAGTCGCAACTCGATGTCATCATACGAACGGACCAGCAACGACGGGCTCTGCTTGGCCACTTCGGAGGGCAGCGCGGTCGCCACCTTGACCGCGCCCTGGACCAGCCGGCTGGCCGGAAAGACCGCGGCCGCGTCCTGGGCGGGCTGGCTGAGCTGGAGTTCGACTACCGGAACGCCGGGTGGTGGCGTCGATTCGGTGGCGAAACTCACCCCAGATGCATCCATCTGAGTGAACTTTCCGTCAGCACCCTTGACAGCCGCCGCCGGTTGACGCTCGATCACCTTCACCCGCAGGGTGTGCGGCCAGCCGCGCCAGACCTCGGCCTTGGCCACCCGCGGGATCGCCTGGACCCGGCGCTGCACCGCGTCCAGGTCGACCCGGGCCAGCGGGCCGTGCTGCACCGGCCCTATCGCGGAGCGCACCTCATCGACCGTCAACTGGTCGGTGGCCAGCCCCTGGATCGCCACCGAACGGACGTCCAGCACCGAGGAGAAGAAGACCAGCCAGGCCAGCACGCCGAGGACCAGCGCCCCGAACCCGCTGAGCACCAGGACCCCGCGCCGCGACAGCCGCAGCGCGGGGGGCTCGTCCTCCTCGTCCTCCGCGGCCAACTCCTCGTCGCTCGGCGCGGCGGTGAGCCGGTCAGCCACGACGCCGGCCACCCCGAGCCGCGTCGATCGCCTCGTACACCATGCCGACCAGCAGGTCGTCGGCGTCGCGGCGGCCGAACTCGGCGGCCGCCCGGCTCATGTCCCACAGCCGCTGCGGGTCGGTGAGCACCGGAAGCACGTTGCTCAGCACCCAGTCCGGGGTCAGCTCGGCGTCGTCCACCAGCAGGCCGCCGCCCGCCTTGACCATCGGCTGGGCGTTCAGCCGCTGCTCGCCGTTGCCGATCGGCAGCGGCACGAAGCAGGCCGGCAGGCCGACCGCGGCCAGCTCGGCCACCGTCATCGCGCCGGCCCGGCAGAGCATCAGGTCGGCGGCGGCGTAGGCCAGGTCCATCCGGTCCAGGTAGGGCACCGCGCGGTAGGGCGGCATGCCGGGGATGTCGTCGATCCGCGGCAGCTCGTTCTTCGGGCCCACCGCGTGCAGCACCTGCACGCCGTACTGCTGCAGCCGCGGCGCGATCGCCTGGATGGTCTCGTTCAGCCGGCGCGCACCCTGCGAGCCGCCGGAGACCAGCAGGGTGGGCAGCCGCTGGTCGAGGCCGAAGTAGTGCCGGGCCTCGGGGCGCACCGCGTTGCGGTCCAGGGTGGCGATGGTGCGGCGCAGCGGGATGCCGATGTAGCGCGAGTCGCGCAGCTTGCTGTCCGGGGTGGAGACCGCGACGAAGTCGCTGTACCGGGCGCCGATCTTGTTGGCCAGGCCCGGGCGGGCGTTGGCCTCGTGCACCACGATCGGCACTCCGGCCCGCTTGGCCGCGAGGTAGGCGGGCATCGCGACGTAGCCGCCGAAGCCGACCACGGCATCCGCCTTGACCCGCTCGATGATCTCCTGAGCGGCCCGGACGGTCCCGCGCAGCCGGCCCGGCACGGTGATCAGCTCGGGGGTCGGCTTGCGCGGCAGCGGAACGGCCGGGATCAGCTCCAGCTGGTAGCCGCGCTCGGGCACCAACCGGGTCTCCAGGCCGCGCTCGGTGCCGAGCGCGGTGATGCCGATGCTCGGGTCATGCCTGCGCAACGCGTCTGCGAGCGCCATGGCCGGCTCGATGTGTCCTGCGGTACCCCCGCCGGCGAGTACGACATGCACCGAAAATCACCGCTCCCTGCGCGGCGGCCGAGCGGCCGGGCGCGCTGTGGTTCGTCGTGGCAGCACCCGGCGCAGACCTGTCCTGAACCGGGACTTCGAGCTCCGGGCGGCAAGCGCCGCCTTCGCCCCCGGGATGCTGCGTGCGAAGCAGAGCAGCATCCCCAGGGCGCACATGGCCGACAGCATGGCGGACCCGCCGTAGGAGAACAGCGGGAGGGGCACGCCCGCGATGGGCAGCAGTCCCAGCGCCGACCCCAGGTTGATCATGGCCTGCGCCATGATCCACGTGGTGGCGGCTCCCGCGGCATACCTGACGAAGGGGTCCTTCGTGCCGATGGCCACTCGGATACCCGCATACCCTAGTGCCGCGAAGAGACCGATCACTGACAGCGTCCCCACCAGACCGAGTTCCTCGCCGGTCGCGGCGAAGATGAAGTCGGTGTGCGCCTCCGGGAGCTGGCCCCACTTCTCGTAGCCGGCGCCCAGTCCGGTGCCGAAGGTGCCGCCCAGTCCGAAGGCGTACAGGCCGTGCAGGGCCTGGAAGCAGTCGTGCCCCGGCACCGGCTTGGTGGAGCCGATGCAGGCCAGCCGGTCGAGCCGGTGCGGCACGGTGATGATCAGCGCGGTGCAGGCCACCACGGCGATGCCCAGGGTGGCGACGAAGAGCCGCAGCGGGGCACCGACCATCCACAGCAGCGCGAAGACCATCGCCACCAGGATCATCGAGGTGCCCATGTCACCACCGAGCATGATCAGCATCAACAGCACCAGGGCGCCCGGCACCAGCGGCACCAGCAGGTGCTTCCACTGGGTGAGGGTGCCGGCCTTCTGTTTGCGGGCCAGCAGGTCGGCAGCCCACAGCAGCAGCGCGAGCTTGGCGAACTCCGAGGGCTGGACCTGGAAGAAGCCGAAGTTGAGCCAGTTCCGGTTGCCGTTGACCTTCATCCCGATGCCGGGGATGGCCACCAGCACCATGGCGCCGATCGAGCCGAGCAGCACCGGGTAGGCCAGCACCCGGTGCACGGCCACCGGCACCTTGGCGGCGGCGACCAGCAGCACCGACCCGAGCACCACCGCGACCAGTTGCTTGCGGAAGTAGAAGAGCCCGGGCAGCCCCTGGTGGATGGCCGTGATGTTGGACGAGGAGAAGACCATCACCAGGCCGAGCACCAGCAGCAGCGAGGCCGAACCGAGGATCAGGTAGTAGGGCGTCAGCGGACGGCCCAGGGTCCAGCGCAGCCGCTCGCGCAGCGCCCGGACCCGTCCGGCCAGGCCCTCGGTCTTGAAGACCGTGCTGGTCGCCGAGATCAGCGCCGGGCCGGCGCCACGCCCGCTCGAGGAGGGGGCGGCGCCCCGCTCCGGTGGGGCCGCCGCCTTGCTCTGACCTGCCACGGCGCCTGCCCCTCTCCCCGTTCGTGTCGTCAGTCCGTCAATCCCCGTACCGCCTCGGCGAACAGGTCGCCCCGCTCGCCGTAGTTGGTGAACATGTCCATCGAGGCGCAGGCCGGCGCGAGGAGCACGGTATCGCCCGATCGGGCGAGGCTTTGGGCGGTGCGGACCACCTCCGCCATCGCCACCGCGCCAGTCTGGCCTTCGGCCGCCTCGATCACTGGTACATCCGGGGCGTGTCGCGCCAGTGCCGCGCGGATCAGCGCGCGGTCCTCGCCGATCAGCACTGCGGCGCGCAGCCGGGTGGCCGCGCCCTGGACCAGCTCGTCGAAGGTGGCTCCCTTGGCCAGGCCGCCGGCGATCCACACGATCGGCTGATATGCCGCCAGCGAGGCGGCGGCGGCGTGGGTGTTGGTGGCCTTGGAGTCGTCGATCCAGCGCACTTGGTCGACCTCGGCGACGAAGGCGATCCGATGCGCGTCGGGGCGAAAGGCCCGCAGGCCCTCGCGCACCGCCTTGGCGTCCACACCGTAGGCGCGGGCCAGCGCGGCCGCCGCCAGCGCGTTGGCGACGTTGTGCGGGGCCGGCGGCTCGATGTCCTTGACGGAGCCGAGCTCGGCCGCGTTCTTGGCCCGGTCCGGGACGAAGGCCCGGTCCACCAGCAGGCCGTCCACCACGCCGAACTGGGAGAGCCCGGGGGCGCCGAGGCCGAAGCCGATCGCCCGGCAGCCCTCCTCGACGTCGGCCTCGCGGACCAGCTCCTCGGTGGCGGGGTCGGCCAGGTTGTAGACGCAGGCGACCTGGTTGCCCTGGTAGATCCGGCCCTTGTCGGCGCCGTAGGCCGCCATCGAGCCGTGCCAGTCCAGGTGGTCGGGGGCCAGGTTGAGCACCGCCGCCGAGTGCGGGCGCAGCGAGGGCGCCCAGTGCAGCTGGTAGCTGGAGAGCTCGACGGCGAGCACGTCGTAGGGCGCCTCGTCACCGTCGTCGAAACCGGCCAGCACCGCGTCCAGCACCGAGACCCCGACGTTGCCGACGGCCGCGGTGCGCTTGCCGGCCGCGGTCAGGATCGAGGCCAGCATCTGGACCGTGGTGGTCTTGCCGTTGGTGCCGGTGACGGCCAGCCAGGGAGCCGGCTCGCCGGTGGTGGGCAGCGGCTTGCGCAGCCGCCAGGCGAGTTCGACGTCGCCCCAGACCTCCAGGCCGGCCGCCTGGGCGGCCAGCAGCAGCGGGCTGCTCGGCGGCCAACCGGGCGAGGTGACGACCAGTCGGGTGCCCTCGGGCAGCGTGTCGCCGTCGCCGAGCCGCACCCGAAGGCCTGAACCGTGCTGGGCGGTCAGCTCGGCCACCCGGGCGCGCAGCGCGGGGCTGTCGCCGCCGTCCACCACCGTGACCTCGGCGCCCAGCGCGTGCAGCACCCGGGCCGCACTGATCCCGGAGACGCCCAGACCCGCCACCGTGACCGGCAGGCCCGGCCAGCTCGGGGTCGTGCTCAACTGTTCACCCATCCCGCGTAGAAGATGCCCAGGCCCACGGCCACGCACAGGCCCTGGATGATCCAGAACCGCACCACGATCAGCACTTCGCTCCAGCCCTTGAGCTCGAAGTGGTGCTGTAGTGGTGCCATCTTGAAGACCCGCTTGCCGGTCAGCCGGAACGAGCCGACCTGGATGATCACCGACAGGGTGATGATCACGAAGAGCCCGCCGAGCAGCGGCAGCAGCAGCTCGGTGCGCGAGCAGATCGCCAGACCTGCCAGCGCCCCGCCCAGG
It includes:
- a CDS encoding cell division protein FtsQ/DivIB, producing the protein MADRLTAAPSDEELAAEDEEDEPPALRLSRRGVLVLSGFGALVLGVLAWLVFFSSVLDVRSVAIQGLATDQLTVDEVRSAIGPVQHGPLARVDLDAVQRRVQAIPRVAKAEVWRGWPHTLRVKVIERQPAAAVKGADGKFTQMDASGVSFATESTPPPGVPVVELQLSQPAQDAAAVFPASRLVQGAVKVATALPSEVAKQSPSLLVRSYDDIELRLPGGATVRWGSPDRAQRKATVLLALLKQKAATYDVSAPDAPAISG
- the ftsW gene encoding putative lipid II flippase FtsW, which produces MAGQSKAAAPPERGAAPSSSGRGAGPALISATSTVFKTEGLAGRVRALRERLRWTLGRPLTPYYLILGSASLLLVLGLVMVFSSSNITAIHQGLPGLFYFRKQLVAVVLGSVLLVAAAKVPVAVHRVLAYPVLLGSIGAMVLVAIPGIGMKVNGNRNWLNFGFFQVQPSEFAKLALLLWAADLLARKQKAGTLTQWKHLLVPLVPGALVLLMLIMLGGDMGTSMILVAMVFALLWMVGAPLRLFVATLGIAVVACTALIITVPHRLDRLACIGSTKPVPGHDCFQALHGLYAFGLGGTFGTGLGAGYEKWGQLPEAHTDFIFAATGEELGLVGTLSVIGLFAALGYAGIRVAIGTKDPFVRYAAGAATTWIMAQAMINLGSALGLLPIAGVPLPLFSYGGSAMLSAMCALGMLLCFARSIPGAKAALAARSSKSRFRTGLRRVLPRRTTARPAARPPRRER
- the murD gene encoding UDP-N-acetylmuramoyl-L-alanine--D-glutamate ligase, with the protein product MGEQLSTTPSWPGLPVTVAGLGVSGISAARVLHALGAEVTVVDGGDSPALRARVAELTAQHGSGLRVRLGDGDTLPEGTRLVVTSPGWPPSSPLLLAAQAAGLEVWGDVELAWRLRKPLPTTGEPAPWLAVTGTNGKTTTVQMLASILTAAGKRTAAVGNVGVSVLDAVLAGFDDGDEAPYDVLAVELSSYQLHWAPSLRPHSAAVLNLAPDHLDWHGSMAAYGADKGRIYQGNQVACVYNLADPATEELVREADVEEGCRAIGFGLGAPGLSQFGVVDGLLVDRAFVPDRAKNAAELGSVKDIEPPAPHNVANALAAAALARAYGVDAKAVREGLRAFRPDAHRIAFVAEVDQVRWIDDSKATNTHAAAASLAAYQPIVWIAGGLAKGATFDELVQGAATRLRAAVLIGEDRALIRAALARHAPDVPVIEAAEGQTGAVAMAEVVRTAQSLARSGDTVLLAPACASMDMFTNYGERGDLFAEAVRGLTD
- the ftsZ gene encoding cell division protein FtsZ, whose product is MAAPQNYLAVIKVVGIGGGGVNAINRMIEVGLKGVEFIAINTDAQALLMSDADVKLDVGRELTRGLGAGANPEVGRKAAEDHREEIEEVLKGADMVFVTAGEGGGTGTGGAPVVANIARSLGALTIGVVTRPFTFEGRRRANQAEDGIAGLREEVDTLIVIPNDRLLSISDRQVSVLDAFRSADQVLLSGVQGITDLITTPGLINLDFADVKSVMSDAGSALMGIGSARGEDRAKAAAVMAISSPLLEASIDGARGVLLSISGGSDLGLFEINESAQLVSEAAHPEANIIFGAVIDDALGDEVRVTVIAAGFDGGQPPAIVRDPVVKATPPAPTERPSNSGGRSYGSGGLGSVTGRSSEENTSGAAASKSDVPVAAPVPPQVQPARLPYVESSAEELDVPDFLK
- the murG gene encoding undecaprenyldiphospho-muramoylpentapeptide beta-N-acetylglucosaminyltransferase; this encodes MHVVLAGGGTAGHIEPAMALADALRRHDPSIGITALGTERGLETRLVPERGYQLELIPAVPLPRKPTPELITVPGRLRGTVRAAQEIIERVKADAVVGFGGYVAMPAYLAAKRAGVPIVVHEANARPGLANKIGARYSDFVAVSTPDSKLRDSRYIGIPLRRTIATLDRNAVRPEARHYFGLDQRLPTLLVSGGSQGARRLNETIQAIAPRLQQYGVQVLHAVGPKNELPRIDDIPGMPPYRAVPYLDRMDLAYAAADLMLCRAGAMTVAELAAVGLPACFVPLPIGNGEQRLNAQPMVKAGGGLLVDDAELTPDWVLSNVLPVLTDPQRLWDMSRAAAEFGRRDADDLLVGMVYEAIDAARGGRRRG
- a CDS encoding YggS family pyridoxal phosphate-dependent enzyme, giving the protein MTNQQLAEFPASDRLEQLRSGLTAVERRIEAACAAAGRPRSEVTLIVVTKTYPASDTRLLASLGVREVAENRDQDAAPKAAECADLPLTWHFVGQLQTNKVRSVVRYAHHVHSVDRTRLVTALADAVAKAERPPLGCLVQVALDKEKEAGAAGEGRAGVAPDDVLALAERIADTPGLRLDGVMTVAPLAGTLAADPAAAFARLAEISTAVRAAHPAATMVSAGMSGDLEQAIAAGATHVRVGTAVLGARSRLG